One region of Chlorobiota bacterium genomic DNA includes:
- a CDS encoding glycosyltransferase family 4 protein has product MLGSVVGKGQAQRGMYVAGLIRAFRRSRPEVIVMMEEGFSFFAVQVLLVRWALAPGVPIVFYNNHIASFSNFSYRLGPLYSLLSRLLIPRMTAAFCINSKAVAALKELGFRGPIVEQFYGVNETLFVGISKHDARKKLHLHNDDIIFLFAGRLVELKGVQDLIEAFAQLCHQRPGQRLRLLIVGRGDYESALRQQVQSLHLSGVEFRDVVPQEEMPSYIAASDAMVLPSRTEIDEQFGRVNVEAMLMETPIIASNSGGIPEVIGDAGYIFQAGDVGDLLATMNRFLDNPTTAQQQGKRGKERAMRRFSMAAFATAVVQMLEQVTSRRLR; this is encoded by the coding sequence GTGCTAGGAAGCGTTGTGGGGAAAGGGCAGGCGCAACGCGGGATGTATGTGGCGGGCTTGATTCGTGCGTTCCGCCGCTCGCGTCCAGAAGTTATTGTGATGATGGAGGAAGGGTTCTCCTTCTTTGCTGTGCAAGTTCTTCTGGTGCGTTGGGCGCTTGCTCCTGGCGTGCCAATCGTCTTTTACAATAACCATATCGCTTCTTTTTCCAATTTCTCCTACCGGCTTGGGCCGCTGTATAGCCTGCTATCACGATTGCTGATCCCGCGGATGACCGCTGCGTTCTGCATCAACAGCAAAGCCGTTGCAGCACTGAAGGAACTTGGATTCCGCGGCCCGATTGTCGAGCAATTTTACGGGGTGAACGAAACCCTGTTTGTGGGGATCAGCAAACATGATGCCCGAAAAAAACTCCATCTACATAATGATGACATCATTTTTCTGTTTGCCGGAAGATTGGTGGAGTTAAAAGGCGTTCAGGATCTTATCGAAGCGTTTGCGCAATTATGCCACCAACGTCCCGGGCAGCGGCTACGGCTGTTAATTGTGGGAAGGGGGGATTATGAATCGGCTTTACGCCAGCAAGTGCAGTCGCTCCATCTTTCTGGCGTGGAATTTCGTGATGTGGTTCCGCAGGAAGAAATGCCTTCCTACATCGCCGCTTCCGACGCAATGGTGCTTCCCAGCCGGACCGAAATTGATGAACAGTTCGGACGCGTAAACGTTGAGGCCATGCTGATGGAAACGCCAATCATCGCCAGCAATAGCGGGGGAATTCCGGAGGTGATTGGGGATGCAGGGTATATTTTTCAGGCAGGTGATGTGGGCGATCTGCTGGCCACGATGAACCGATTTCTGGATAATCCAACAACAGCCCAACAACAGGGAAAACGCGGAAAAGAACGCGCCATGCGCCGATTTAGCATGGCGGCCTTTGCCACTGCTGTGGTCCAGATGCTGGAGCAGGTAACAAGCCGCCGCTTACGATAA
- a CDS encoding O-antigen ligase family protein yields the protein MPLKQTILRQPIAPLWPPLQRWLFHAGDPCGLAVIFLSVFILHYETRPDNFSPLLLPIFNPIIGGRFGLLDILMLAIPFFAIIRRLMRGHLTVYRSPLSRPVLTFGIFCGIIPMVRMFVVEQAFRFSWEVFAVPLTVFCFFMWLIVFEPDDLYLMAWILMIGGFYKSFEAGVIYLNVGVLWGLLTGWGDAMILALMVVGTIAAYAVKPADDSFYRRIRSTLLVTLPFTGIMFMMCLRRSYLIGVFIAIGVVMIAMNRRERQAAKKVVVATLVLFMVGVVGIGVDSFVARISGIAEPGKEGSSAYRAIEVYNLSAMLMENPWYGYRYGEKIKNHTILEYENISQLVPHNAYLYVWLRGGIVGLIAWIWILSAMVAMHRRTVKAATQPFHRFVALWLYSSTVILIFSGLFTPVFAERLQQLYPFIMVMTSYLPGAWKPRRFLSGNHGNHTVRLGLPVSNATAAGS from the coding sequence TTGCCATTAAAACAGACGATACTGCGCCAACCGATTGCGCCACTGTGGCCGCCGCTTCAGCGGTGGCTGTTCCATGCTGGTGACCCTTGCGGCCTTGCGGTTATATTTTTATCGGTATTTATCCTTCACTACGAAACCCGCCCCGATAACTTCTCACCTCTTTTGCTCCCCATTTTTAATCCGATTATCGGGGGAAGGTTTGGCTTGTTAGATATTCTGATGCTTGCCATCCCATTTTTTGCCATTATTCGGCGGCTAATGCGTGGGCATCTGACTGTTTACCGCAGCCCGCTCTCAAGGCCGGTGCTGACGTTCGGAATCTTTTGCGGAATCATTCCCATGGTGCGGATGTTTGTTGTTGAACAAGCATTCCGTTTTTCGTGGGAGGTGTTTGCGGTGCCTTTAACGGTGTTCTGCTTTTTTATGTGGTTGATAGTATTCGAGCCGGATGACCTTTACCTTATGGCCTGGATATTGATGATTGGCGGGTTCTATAAATCTTTTGAAGCAGGCGTGATTTATCTGAACGTTGGCGTTCTTTGGGGCTTGCTTACCGGATGGGGGGATGCCATGATCCTTGCGCTGATGGTTGTGGGGACCATTGCTGCTTATGCCGTTAAGCCGGCGGACGATTCTTTTTACCGGCGGATCCGTAGCACCCTGCTTGTCACCCTTCCGTTCACCGGAATTATGTTCATGATGTGCCTTCGCCGCAGCTATCTTATCGGAGTGTTCATTGCCATTGGTGTGGTGATGATTGCCATGAACCGCCGCGAACGGCAGGCAGCCAAAAAGGTTGTGGTTGCCACCCTGGTGCTGTTTATGGTTGGGGTGGTGGGAATTGGAGTGGATAGCTTTGTGGCAAGAATTTCCGGCATTGCTGAACCCGGGAAAGAAGGGTCGTCGGCCTACCGCGCCATTGAGGTCTATAACCTTTCCGCGATGCTGATGGAAAACCCGTGGTACGGCTATCGGTATGGCGAGAAAATTAAGAACCACACGATCCTGGAATATGAAAACATCAGCCAGCTTGTCCCCCATAACGCCTACCTCTACGTCTGGCTGCGGGGCGGAATTGTTGGGTTGATCGCTTGGATTTGGATCCTTTCGGCAATGGTTGCCATGCACCGCCGGACCGTGAAGGCTGCCACCCAACCGTTCCACCGGTTCGTTGCCTTGTGGCTTTATTCCAGCACGGTTATCCTGATATTCTCTGGGCTGTTTACCCCGGTGTTTGCCGAACGGCTGCAACAACTTTACCCCTTCATCATGGTGATGACCTCCTACTTGCCCGGCGCCTGGAAGCCCCGCCGATTCCTTTCCGGCAATCATGGCAATCACACTGTTCGGCTTGGCTTGCCCGTCAGCAATGCTACCGCCGCAGGGTCTTGA
- the ypdA gene encoding YpdA family putative bacillithiol disulfide reductase, producing the protein MKSELHDIIIIGAGPTGLACALHAESLGLRYLVMEKGTVANTIVGYPTFMTFFSTPDLLELGDMPFTSPNFRPSRIEAIQYYRGVVRNRGLKILQGASVAGVQRRMGGGFVVQTSAGLFESRFVVLATGYFDTTNRLNIPGEELPHVHHYYKEPFEFFGKQVVVVGGRNSAVETALDLYRHGASVTMVYRQGEIGRGVKYWIRPDIEHRLANGQITMLWNSHLTQITPTEVTAQNNISGETQTLPCDALFAMIGHRPDEGLFRACGIAYDLETLVPLFNPATFESNVPGLYLAGSVVCGCRTWEVFIENGRNHAQVAIAHIAECLRESATHGQ; encoded by the coding sequence ATGAAGTCTGAGCTGCATGATATCATCATCATCGGTGCCGGTCCCACGGGTCTGGCGTGCGCGTTGCATGCCGAATCGCTGGGGCTGCGCTATCTGGTGATGGAAAAAGGGACGGTGGCGAACACCATCGTTGGCTATCCAACCTTCATGACCTTTTTCTCCACCCCTGACTTGTTGGAGTTAGGGGATATGCCCTTTACTTCCCCCAACTTCCGCCCCTCGCGGATTGAAGCAATCCAGTACTACCGTGGCGTGGTTCGCAATCGGGGGCTGAAAATTTTGCAGGGGGCAAGCGTTGCCGGGGTGCAACGCCGGATGGGTGGCGGGTTTGTTGTGCAGACTTCGGCGGGCCTGTTCGAGTCGCGGTTTGTGGTGCTGGCCACCGGGTATTTCGACACAACGAACCGGCTGAACATCCCCGGCGAGGAATTGCCGCACGTGCACCATTATTACAAGGAACCGTTTGAATTTTTTGGCAAGCAGGTTGTGGTGGTGGGGGGAAGAAACTCGGCAGTGGAAACGGCGCTCGACCTTTATCGCCATGGCGCATCGGTGACGATGGTGTACCGGCAGGGGGAGATAGGGCGCGGGGTGAAATACTGGATCCGGCCCGACATTGAACACCGCTTGGCCAATGGGCAGATCACGATGCTCTGGAACAGCCACCTTACCCAGATCACTCCAACCGAGGTCACCGCCCAGAACAACATCAGCGGCGAAACCCAAACGCTACCGTGCGACGCACTGTTTGCCATGATTGGCCACCGGCCCGATGAAGGGCTGTTCCGGGCCTGCGGCATTGCCTACGATCTTGAGACACTGGTTCCGTTGTTTAACCCAGCAACGTTCGAGAGTAACGTGCCGGGCCTCTATTTGGCAGGGTCGGTGGTGTGCGGCTGCCGAACATGGGAGGTCTTTATCGAGAACGGAAGGAACCACGCCCAGGTGGCGATTGCCCACATTGCAGAGTGCTTGCGGGAATCTGCAACGCATGGGCAATGA
- a CDS encoding SLBB domain-containing protein — protein MNIRVFPFAHIRGGTVLKKLSLLSNRPQLPTWFVVGCVVALWFGVAAYVHAQPSTGEEPRGIGTTGQSTPYDTSLTRELSQRSLESSVLLERPIDPALYQLGPNDQLTIMLTVSKPIQYEVVVAPDGKLIIPGVGAIDVRNRSLAESETLIQQAVARVYRDPLVAVSLRRMRQFKVSVIGAVRRTGMVVATPATRVSEIIDLAGGASTRASKRNVEIIRNGNIIPVDLMPFYAYGDLPSNPTVRGGDVVKVGVQDQHNIIIISGGVQRPGEFTWNKGDSVSTLIRYAFGFTVDARQDSIEVVKVDEVGNIRERLFLNATPDGQIVGDLPLEIGDQVFVRQKKNYFVPSRVVVWGEVKYPGYYSIEPHSTRLREVIQRAGGFTREASLADAVLIRRRLIEQDPEYGRIAQIDPDQRTPQETEYFRVKNRELQRPGILTVDFNKLMNNDESENLALQHDDSIFVPLVRGFVKVSGKVKNPGNISYTPNYKFRDYIQLAGGYGWNADEGEEKVIKGRTGETFLADNEEDYTIESGDAIFIPEKTEGEFWKGFATAVTIVAQVATIIAVVVGLLNSNNNSN, from the coding sequence TTGAACATTCGCGTTTTCCCTTTTGCTCATATCAGAGGAGGAACAGTCCTGAAAAAATTATCGTTGCTATCGAATCGGCCACAGCTGCCCACATGGTTTGTGGTGGGGTGTGTTGTGGCCCTGTGGTTTGGCGTGGCCGCGTACGTCCATGCTCAACCTTCAACCGGCGAAGAGCCGCGGGGGATTGGAACAACCGGCCAATCAACCCCTTACGACACCAGCCTTACCCGCGAGCTAAGCCAGCGGAGCCTTGAATCAAGCGTGCTGCTGGAACGCCCCATTGATCCGGCGTTGTACCAGCTTGGTCCGAACGATCAACTCACCATCATGCTCACCGTCTCCAAGCCGATTCAATATGAGGTGGTGGTTGCCCCCGACGGCAAGCTGATTATTCCTGGGGTGGGTGCAATTGATGTCCGCAACCGCTCGCTTGCCGAATCGGAAACGCTGATCCAACAAGCGGTTGCGCGGGTTTATCGCGACCCCTTGGTGGCGGTGTCGCTTCGGCGGATGCGGCAATTCAAAGTGTCGGTGATTGGGGCCGTGCGGCGCACCGGAATGGTGGTTGCCACCCCAGCAACGCGCGTGTCGGAAATTATTGATTTAGCCGGGGGGGCAAGCACTCGTGCCTCCAAGCGGAATGTGGAAATCATTCGCAACGGCAACATTATTCCTGTTGATCTTATGCCCTTCTACGCCTACGGCGATTTGCCATCAAATCCCACCGTAAGAGGGGGGGATGTGGTAAAAGTTGGGGTTCAGGATCAGCATAATATTATCATCATCAGTGGCGGTGTGCAGCGGCCCGGGGAGTTTACGTGGAATAAAGGGGATTCAGTCTCAACGCTGATCCGTTACGCCTTCGGCTTCACGGTGGATGCCCGGCAAGACTCCATTGAAGTTGTGAAGGTGGATGAAGTTGGGAATATCCGGGAACGTCTGTTCCTGAATGCCACGCCCGATGGCCAAATCGTGGGCGACCTTCCGTTAGAAATTGGGGATCAAGTGTTCGTTCGCCAGAAAAAAAACTATTTCGTTCCCAGCCGAGTGGTGGTGTGGGGCGAGGTGAAATATCCGGGATATTATTCCATCGAACCCCATTCAACGCGATTGCGCGAGGTGATTCAGCGGGCCGGTGGCTTTACGCGAGAGGCCTCCCTGGCCGATGCCGTCCTGATTCGCCGTCGCCTGATTGAGCAGGACCCAGAATATGGCCGCATCGCCCAGATTGACCCCGACCAACGCACTCCCCAAGAAACCGAGTATTTCCGCGTGAAGAACCGGGAGCTTCAACGCCCAGGGATTTTAACGGTGGATTTTAATAAGCTGATGAACAACGATGAATCGGAAAATTTGGCTCTTCAGCATGATGATTCGATTTTCGTTCCGCTAGTTCGTGGATTTGTGAAGGTCAGCGGAAAAGTCAAAAACCCGGGGAATATCTCCTACACTCCTAACTATAAATTTCGTGATTACATCCAACTTGCCGGCGGCTACGGCTGGAACGCCGATGAAGGGGAGGAGAAAGTGATTAAAGGGAGAACAGGGGAAACCTTCCTTGCCGATAATGAAGAAGATTACACCATCGAGTCGGGGGATGCAATTTTTATTCCTGAAAAAACGGAAGGGGAATTCTGGAAAGGATTCGCGACAGCCGTCACCATTGTTGCTCAGGTTGCCACCATTATTGCCGTGGTCGTAGGGTTGTTGAATAGCAATAACAATAGCAATTAA
- a CDS encoding SAM-dependent DNA methyltransferase: MHWIASSEKDTNTATLEKRLWDAADQFRANSGLKSQEYSGPILGLIFLRFAEARFAPKHQELQAAPKSPRRGDQSQNPQAYHSAGILYLSPQARYQHLLELPEGADIGTAVNAAMRQIEQHNPQLAGVLPKTYNLFTSRLLKELLKKISEIPATVDYDAFGRIYEYFLGEFARTEGQKGGEFYTPSTIVRLLTEVIEPFHGKILDPACGAGGMFVQSARFVAEHQKNPGRELAIFGVEKTDETGRLCRMNLAIHGLEGDIRHGGNINSYYDDPHIATNQFDFILANPPFNVNAVDKERLKDVVGAGRRYPFGLPRTDNANYLWIQLFYSALNPNGRAGFVMANSASDARASEQDLRQQLVQSCGVDVMVAVGPNMFYTVTLPCTLWFLDKRKAQTLRADTVLFIDARHIYRQVDRAHRDWTPGQIGFIANIVRLYRGEALDLTLGGAEAEAKLKEVFGKRPAYADVPGLCKAATIAQIEAQGWSLNPGRYVGVAPGEELTDEDFTEQLETLNEELETLNAQARTLEETIAANVAMLLQPKA; this comes from the coding sequence ATGCACTGGATTGCCTCTTCCGAAAAAGACACCAACACTGCCACCCTGGAAAAACGCTTGTGGGACGCTGCCGACCAGTTCCGCGCGAACTCCGGACTGAAATCCCAAGAATACTCCGGCCCCATCCTTGGCCTAATCTTCCTCCGCTTTGCCGAAGCACGCTTTGCGCCAAAACACCAAGAACTGCAAGCCGCCCCCAAAAGCCCACGGCGCGGCGACCAATCGCAAAACCCCCAAGCCTACCATTCCGCTGGCATACTCTATCTAAGCCCACAGGCACGCTACCAGCACTTGCTGGAACTTCCCGAAGGAGCCGACATTGGCACAGCGGTCAACGCCGCCATGCGCCAGATTGAACAACACAACCCACAACTTGCCGGGGTCCTCCCAAAAACCTACAACCTCTTCACCAGCAGGTTGCTGAAAGAACTCCTGAAAAAAATCTCCGAAATCCCCGCCACCGTTGATTACGATGCCTTCGGGCGCATCTACGAATATTTCCTGGGCGAATTCGCACGCACCGAAGGGCAAAAAGGGGGCGAGTTCTACACCCCAAGCACCATCGTCCGGTTGCTGACCGAGGTGATCGAGCCGTTCCACGGAAAAATCCTTGATCCCGCTTGCGGTGCCGGTGGGATGTTCGTCCAATCCGCACGCTTCGTTGCCGAACACCAGAAAAACCCAGGCCGCGAACTTGCCATTTTCGGCGTTGAAAAAACCGACGAAACCGGGCGCCTTTGCCGCATGAACCTTGCCATCCATGGCCTGGAAGGGGACATCCGCCACGGCGGCAACATCAACAGCTACTACGACGACCCCCACATCGCCACCAACCAGTTCGATTTCATCCTGGCCAACCCACCCTTCAACGTCAACGCCGTGGACAAGGAGCGGCTGAAGGATGTGGTTGGCGCGGGCCGGCGATACCCCTTCGGGTTGCCCCGCACCGATAACGCCAACTACCTCTGGATCCAACTCTTCTACTCCGCGCTGAACCCCAACGGGCGCGCCGGATTCGTGATGGCAAACTCCGCATCCGATGCCCGCGCCTCCGAGCAAGACCTTCGCCAGCAGTTGGTCCAATCGTGCGGGGTGGATGTGATGGTTGCCGTTGGCCCCAATATGTTCTACACCGTCACCCTTCCCTGCACCCTTTGGTTCCTTGATAAAAGGAAAGCCCAAACCTTGCGAGCCGATACCGTCCTGTTCATTGATGCCCGCCATATCTACCGCCAAGTGGACCGCGCTCACCGCGATTGGACCCCGGGGCAAATCGGGTTTATTGCCAACATCGTCCGGCTGTACCGTGGCGAAGCCCTGGACCTGACGCTTGGCGGGGCCGAAGCCGAAGCCAAGCTGAAGGAGGTGTTCGGCAAACGCCCAGCCTATGCCGACGTTCCCGGCCTTTGCAAAGCCGCAACCATTGCCCAGATAGAAGCCCAAGGCTGGTCCCTGAACCCCGGCCGCTACGTGGGCGTTGCCCCAGGCGAAGAACTAACCGATGAAGACTTTACCGAACAACTGGAAACCCTGAACGAAGAACTGGAAACCCTGAACGCACAAGCCCGAACGTTGGAAGAAACCATTGCCGCCAACGTCGCAATGCTCCTGCAACCCAAAGCATGA